TCGACCTGATTCCGGATTTCATCCCCGTGCTCGGCTACGTCGACGATTTGGTCATCGTGCCGGCCGGACTTTCGGCGGTGCGCCGGATGATCCCGCCGGACGTGCTGCGGGAATGTCGGGAACGGGCGAGCGCGGGCGGCGTCCTGACGACCCGCCAGAAGTGGATCGGGGCCGCCATCGTCGTGCTCGTGTGGACCGTCGTGCTCTATGCGTTCGTTCGGCTCCTCCTGCAATTCGTGTGACCGTGGTCCGGGAGGACGACCCGTCGAAGGGTCCGGGGCACGTGAACCCTTATCGCGCACGATGGCCTTGGAGCGCCGTGGACCGGATCGAGATTGCCCGGGGCCTCGAGGCGACCCGCGACTTCGCCCTCTTCGTGCGCGACGAGCGGACGCTGGTGATCTCGGACCTCCATCTGGGGTTCGAAGGCGCACTCGCGGAGCAAGGCGTCTCGATCCCCAGGTTTCAGAGGCGTGTCGTGCTCGAACGGCTCGGCAAGATGCTCGACCGCGGCAAGGCGGAGAAAGTCGTCATCGCGGGCGACTTCAAGCACGAGTTCTCGAAGAACCTCGTCGACGAGTGGGTCGAGGTGAAGCAGGTCCTTCGGTTCCTGAAGGACCGTGTCACGCCCGTCCTCGTCCGCGGGAACCACGACAACTACCTCGCGACGATCCTCGGAGACCTCGGGTTGACGTTGCACGAGCGCGCCGACATCGGCAACCTCACGATCGTCCACGGCCACGAGGACGTCTCGACGTTGCATCCGATCGTCATGGGGCACGAGCATCCGGCGGTCAAGCTGAAAGACGACCTAGGCGCCGTCGTCAG
This genomic stretch from Thermoplasmata archaeon harbors:
- a CDS encoding metallophosphoesterase, with translation MDRIEIARGLEATRDFALFVRDERTLVISDLHLGFEGALAEQGVSIPRFQRRVVLERLGKMLDRGKAEKVVIAGDFKHEFSKNLVDEWVEVKQVLRFLKDRVTPVLVRGNHDNYLATILGDLGLTLHERADIGNLTIVHGHEDVSTLHPIVMGHEHPAVKLKDDLGAVVSVPAFLVSDRLTVLPAFSPLALGVDVSSYPYLSPILNRTPIDDARVIGVDENEGLLDFGRVAGLKSMRAALLMK